In a single window of the Anguilla rostrata isolate EN2019 chromosome 4, ASM1855537v3, whole genome shotgun sequence genome:
- the fam43a gene encoding protein FAM43A, with translation MSNDNIKQSLVQLHSVAVHRGHSHIMLPWKKNKFDLIEEDKQTKQKGYAVSLNYSALTSFAKSCPESALNRVGNMFKSKRKKVKITSDDPTYTVLYLGNATTIQSKGEGCTDVAVSKIWSKSEMGKNGTKMKLTISSQGIRMVHVDDKARRPGHLYLLHRITYCVADPRLPKIFAWIYRHEMKHKAVMLRCHAVLVSKPEKAKAMALLLYQTSATALAEFKRLKRRDDARHQQQQLIGEQTIPLVPLRKLLNGQCYYKPPVERSRSAPKLGSITEDLLGEEEEEKAMHFECEDILDTDDDDSLDSGKQELSQIINDLGEMCIGNDVQTLKADLRVTRLLSGESTGSESSIESNQETIPVPNGFEERKIQETV, from the coding sequence ATGTCAAATgacaacataaaacaatcacTGGTGCAATTGCATTCTGTAGCAGTCCACAGAGGGCACAGTCATATCATGCTCCCGTGGAAGAAGAATAAATTCGATCTGATCGAGGAGGACAAGCAGACGAAGCAGAAGGGTTATGCCGTCAGTCTTAACTACTCGGCGCTGACCTCCTTCGCGAAGTCCTGTCCGGAGAGTGCTCTCAACCGCGTAGGGAACATGTTTAAATCCAAGCGGAAAAAGGTGAAAATTACCAGCGACGACCCCACTTACACGGTGCTATATCTCGGGAATGCCACGACCATCCAGTCCAAAGGAGAGGGCTGCACCGACGTGGCGGTCAGCAAGATCTGGAGCAAAAGCGAAATGGGAAAGAACGGCACGAAGATGAAACTGACCATCAGTTCCCAGGGCATACGGATGGTGCATGTGGACGACAAGGCGAGACGGCCGGGACACTTGTATTTGCTGCACCGGATAACCTACTGCGTCGCGGACCCGAGACTTCCCAAGATTTTCGCTTGGATCTACAGGCACGAGATGAAGCACAAAGCGGTGATGCTGCGGTGCCACGCGGTGCTCGTGTCTAAGCCGGAGAAGGCGAAGGCGATGGCGCTGCTTCTGTATCAGACATCGGCGACCGCCCTGGCGGAGTTTAAACGGCTAAAGAGAAGGGACGACGCGAGGCACCAACAGCAGCAGCTCATAGGAGAGCAGACGATTCCACTGGTGCCCCTCAGGAAGCTGCTAAACGGGCAGTGCTATTACAAACCCCCGGTGGAGCGCAGCAGGAGCGCGCCGAAACTTGGGTCCATCACGGAGGACCTGCtcggggaagaggaagaggagaaagccATGCACTTTGAGTGCGAGGACATTCTAGACACCGACGACGACGACAGCTTGGACAGTGGGAAGCAAGAGCTCTCTCAGATCATCAACGACCTGGGAGAGATGTGCATTGGGAACGACGTGCAGACCTTGAAAGCGGACCTGCGGGTAACTCGGCTGCTCTCGGGCGAAAGCACGGGGAGCGAGTCGTCGATAGAAAGTAACCAGGAAACCATTCCTGTTCCTAACGGCTTCGAAGAGAGAAAAATTCAGGAGACTGTTTGA